In the Necator americanus strain Aroian chromosome X, whole genome shotgun sequence genome, CGATCAATATACCGTTCGCCTTGTTGATTTGTGTCGCCCTCTTGGCACTAGCAAGCAAGGTAATTACTTGCCAGCATGGGTATATGAGGCATGGTGTAGAGGTAGTCTGCGAAAATCGCGGAAACTGCACTTATAATTACAACGAGGAAGTTCTATTCAATAGAATCAACTCCAATCTTTGTATTCAGCTTAATCATGCTAACAAAACTATCGGACTTATAAAGATACGTTCGAGACCAATGAAACTGTCCTGTTCCAAAGTTTCATTATTCTTCACTAGAGAGACGAAACTCAAGATCTACCACACAACGAGATGCTCACAAATGGGCTCTTGCACTTAGTCTAAGTACAGTAGAATTAGGCTGGACGAAGTAATTCCTGAGTTCAAAAGATCATCTCCATATCCAGGATACTCAATTTGTGGTAGCACATGCGGCGGTATAGCATGCGGTTGCTTCCTACCATTTCCAGCATGTACGTGTCTGAGGATTGCTCATGTTTCGAAGAAGACGCAGACTGTCTTTGAAGTAGTAAGTTGCATAGAATGGCAACCAGTAATCCAAATTGACGTAGATTTCATGCTTTATAATGAAGGAAAGCTGAAATCTTTCAGTTTACAACCTTATGCTACGCAAAAGTATGATGAACTGTCGTTGACAgtcatttctttgcaaaaacctCATTCTCCATTGATGGACAAAAGATTCGCTGTAACCCCAATGGAGGCTATGATGCTACCAGATCAATATCAACTTCCTGTTGAATGCGAGTCAGAAGCATCTGCTCTAGATGCCTTTGTGAACTGCACAAATCGCATGATCTGTTCTTACGAAAATATGAAAGCACCGCAAACATGTCAGTGTCCACATGATTCACtccaaaatttgaggaaagaagTGTCAAATGTAATGCCCATACGCACTCCGTTCACAGAAATCTTCAGTGATAGCAAAGAAATCTATGCGCTCTCCAAGCAAGGAGAGATCACTCTCGCAATAGAATCCAATTTGCTTATTGGCGGTACTGAGTTCATAATCAATCAACCATGTGAGATCTCGGTTCGTGGGGTCAAAGGGTGCTACAGATTCTTTTGCAAGTCATCAATAAACTCGTGGGTTACAGTACAGTGCGAGAATCACGTTTTTCCCATTGAATGCGGCCCAACAAATACTTCCGTGCAAGTTATTTTAGACTTCGAATATTCGGTAGTATCACAAGTGTGCCACACATCATGTGATGGCAAGAATGTTACCTTTGATCTACAGGGAACACTCTTGTACCAAccaagaagcaagagaaatttgCTCTCGTAGACAGAAGTGCAAGAGCTACATGCAAAGAATTCATTACTTAATTTTGATCTGCCTGATCTAAATCCACTAATGAATACCATAAAAATGCACTGGCATATAGCCCTTACCGCTTGCGCCACATTGGCTTTAGCCACTGGTTTGACGTACTTATTCGGACTCACAATGGTCTTAATGATAGCCAAAATAACGCGGTCACTAACAGTCAGCATAATCAAATTCGCTTGGAGAATGGTTTGCTTGGTACTGAACCTATTTGGCAAGACCACTGCGTGGATAATTTGCAATTATAGGCAATAATCAAGCTCGAATCATAAATCATATCACCGTAATAAGCACATTtagtgataaaagaaaaataaaaactcaaaagaGTACTAATTCTACTAGTAAGCCTGCCCCACCCAAGGCCGCACATATGAATAATAGAATGTGTCAGCTCCTGGAAAGGATCAACTATGAATTCTCGTAGTTCATTCTCGGATTCCGAATAACGACGCCGACGCCAACGAGCCGCAATGGAACGATGCCGACGCTAACTCCAACAAACTGCAATGGAACGActccaccgccgccgccgacTCCAACAAGCTGCAGTCGAAAGAAGCAAATAGTGAAACCTATCGTCCGGTGATCATTGGCATTTGACTCgtttcaataattttaattgTGTGGCTCGGAGTGTCCTAACATTTGTATCAGGACCCGAATTCTGCGTTGTTATGCTATATTTTTGGCGCTGTATCATATATCCATTATTCAAACATTCGGCATTGTAAAGAGTTATATTTTGACGGTCATCTTGTCAAGATGACCGCCCACGAAGTTTGTTTATTCTACGATTGTTCATTATGCCTATTTTGTTAACGACCGCCCACAACCGCTTCCATTCCTGTGTTTCATGGCTCCCAATGAGCACATCGCTTTCGCCTATCAATAACTTCTTCGCCTATCAATATCGCTTTTGCCTATCAATATCTTCTTCGCCtatcaataaattattatactactaccactgaaccacctgtaCTCTGAAGCAACAGCCTTATTGCTTTACTGATAGGGCATAAAGAAGGATCCGTATAAATCCTTCGCGCCAAcacaatttctggaagctc is a window encoding:
- a CDS encoding hypothetical protein (NECATOR_CHRX.G22324.T1); this encodes MRELTGLLDYAVRTARLLRKIGLADEQRSYSENIQSTSDQYTVRLVDLCRPLGTSKQGYSICGSTCGGIACGCFLPFPACTCLRIAHVSKKTQTVFEVVSCIEWQPVIQIDVDFMLYNEGKLKSFSLQPYATQKYDELSLTVISLQKPHSPLMDKRFAVTPMEAMMLPDQYQLPVECESEASALDAFVNCTNRMICSYENMKAPQTCQCPHDSLQNLRKEVSNVMPIRTPFTEIFSDSKEIYALSKQGEITLAIESNLLIGGTEFIINQPWNTLVPTKKQEKFALVDRSARATCKEFIT